The genomic stretch GTAATTACAGTTACTGATAAAGAAACTGGTGCTGCATTAAGCGGAGCAAAAGTTGTCTTAGCGGACGATCAAGGAAACAGTGTTGGATCAAAAATGACAGATTCAGACGGAAAAGTAGCATTCAAAGTTGAATGTGACAAATCTTCCATTTTAGAAGCGTCTATTCAAGGATATGTTCCTCAAAAAGTAAATGTAAATAGTGGAGATGATACTGAAAAAATTATAGACATCTCATTAGCTCCAATTGAAGAAATAATTGAAGATGTAATTGTGTTAGATCCTATCTATTTTGATTTTGACAAACACAACATCCGACAAGATGCTGCTTTTGAATTAGACAAAGTAGTCAATGTGATGACTAAATATCCTAATATGGTTATCAAAGTTGAAACGCATACCGACATTAGAGGTTCAGCTCCATACAATCAGAAATTATCTGAAAGAAGAGCAAAATCTACAGTACAATACATCATTTCTAAAGGAATTGATGCTTCACGTTTAAACAGTGAAGGAAAAGGAGAAAGCTCTCCATTAATTGACTGTGGTAATAAGTGTACTGATGAAGAACACCAACAAAATCGTCGTTCAGACTTTATCATTGTAAGTAAAGAATAATTACAATCATAACACCTATCAAAAACCTGTAACTCCTGTAGTTGCAGGTTTTTTTATGCGATAAATTTTCTTGCTAAACTCAAAATTCTTAAATTCAAGAAAAAATCATTGTTATGACAATTACCATTACAGATGAATCTCTTACAGGAGACATTCTCAATCAAATACAAATTGCAGTAGCAAACGAAATTAGTACCGTAAAAGACATTATTACTGCACGAGTTTCTGCCGAAGTTGAATTATACAACAACAAACTTCCAGAATATTTCAAAGGATTAATTCGTCCGACTGCATCGGAAAAAACACTGAATGGTTTCAAACTAAAAAATAGAAAGAAAAAAATAGATATTGAACAGCAAACATTCATCGCTTTTGATGCTTTTCAGAAAAATGGATACTTACTTCTCATTGACGATCAGCAAGCAGAAACCTTAGAACAAGAAGTATTAATAACTAATACAACTAAGATAAGCTTTGTAAAACTTACGCCATTAGTTGGTGGATAATTGAGAACTATGGGATTTAAAGAAAGTCTAAAAAATTTATTTGGCGTAAAAAAAGAAGCAGTTTTAGAACATCCAGTATTTGATGAACAATTGAATAAAATTGTACATGAAATCATTTCAGTAGGACACACCTATTCAATACCATTTTCAAAATTGGAGTCGTACAAAGCACTCAAAGTAAAAGATGCAACCACTAAAAAAGAATTTGCACACTATCTAGCTGAGAAAAAAATAGAATTACTTAAAAAAAGTGAAAGGAAAACGCTATCAAATATTGAGAATCGCAAACTACATATCAGCGGTGAATTATTAACCGCATTACTGCGTAGTAATCTGGAATATGAACCTGTTGAGTTTGCTAACTTGATGAGTTTCTTTGCAAGTGCGTCTGCTACTAAACAAAATCTGATACATTTTTCACATTGGCCAATTGGTTATGCAATACAACAAATAGAAAAAAGTGTTAAGAAAAATGGATTGTCGCCTGAATGGAAAATCTATATAGAAAAATTTCTAGCATCTCCAGAAATGGAATCCAAAAATGATTATTACGGATCTGACTTAGATAAAATAGAAACTAAACTAAAAAAAATACTATTTAACGATCAAAATACGGAAGGAAAAACTCCTCCATACTCACATACTGACGATCGGTTTGGAACTATGCTAAATGCCGAAGTGGCTACTTTTGATGAAGCTTTACGCGATCATTTTTATCAACTATTTCATCTATTTACAAAAGCATCAAGCGGAAAACCATCACAGCGTTTTCTAAAAACTACCAGTGAAATTATTGATGCGATCGGAATTTCAAAATACAAAACCAGTATTCATCCGTGGTTAGAATTTGTCACAAAACTCAAAGAAATAGAGACTAAAAAGCAACATGACTTCGGTGGTGGTGAAGTATATGATTATAGTAATTATGACTTTTTACACGAAAAAAGCACCACTTTCATCAAAGGATTGGTATGGAGTTTGGCAAAATTTCACGATTCTACCACATTAAATCTAGTCGCAAAACTAGCGGAACGTTGTTATAAAAAAATTCCTGGTGTTGGCCCAGCTTCCGCTGGAATTGGAAATGCATGTATGTATGTTTTAGGAAATACCAAAGGACTTGAAGGAATAAGCCACTTATCACGATTAAAATTAAAAATCAAGCAAAATAATACTCGAAAACTCATTGAAAAATACTTGGATGAAGCTTCTACCAAACTAGGAATTTCTTCGTCTGAAATAGAAGAACTATCCATTCCGCACTTCGGATTGGAAAACGGTGCCAAAACATACACTTTTGATGATTATGTATTAGAATTAAAAATACAGGAATTAGGAAAAGTAAACTTAAGTTGGCTAAAACCCGATGGAAAATTGCAAAAAACAACGCCTGCTTTTGTCAAAAATTCTACTAAACATACGCAAACGCTTAAAAAAGCAAAAAGTGATGTCGCGCAAATAAAAAAATACCTCACCGCACAACGCGACAGAATTGATCGTTTATATTTAGAAGATCGCGTGTGGACATATGAAGATTTCTCAAAGCATTATGTACATCACGGATTGGTAAATTTTGTCACAAAACGATTGTTATGGCAATTTAAAAAAGAAGACACATTTGTCACAGCAATCTATCAAAATGAACAATGGACAACACAAAATAATACAACACTAGACTGGATTTCGGAAGAAACAGAAGTTCGTTTGTGGCATCCAATTTATGAAAAAGTAGATAACGTATTATTTTGGCGAAAAAAGTTAGAAGAACTCGAAATAAAACAACCATTAAAGCAAGCATATCGCGAAGTATATATTTTAACGGATGCAGAAGTCAACACGAAAACGTATAGTAATCGAATGGCGGCGCACATTTTGAAGCAACATCAATTTAATGCGTTGACAAGCGTTCGCGGCTGGAAATACACATTAATGGGTTCTTTTGATAACGGCGTCGATGACGAAATTGCTTCTATACACATGAAAGCGCATGGAATAGAAGCGCAATTTTGGATCAATGAATTGAATGCGGAAGATGAATTTAACGACTCAGGAATTTGGAATTATATTGCTACGGATCAAGTCCGATTTGTCAAAAATAATGAAATCATGGATTTGATTGACGTTCCTAAATTAGTGCTTTCGGAAGTACTTCGTGATGTCGATTTATTTGTGGGAGTTTGTAGTGTTGGAAACGATCCTGAATGGAGAGATAATGGCGGTTTGCCACAATACCGCGATTATTGGACAAATTATTCTTTTGGAGATTTAACCGAAGTTGCAAAAACTCGAAAACAAATCTTAGAAAAACTCTTACCACGATTAAAGATCAACAAAGTTTCCACGATTGATGGTAAATTTTTAAAAGTAAAAGGCACGAAACGCACGTACAAAATTCACATTGGAAGCACGAATATTTTAATGGAACCCAACGATCAATATTTATGTATTGTTCCCGCAAGAGGAAAAGATAAAAACACAGACAGTATCTTTTTACCGTTTGAAGGCGATCGTGGATTATCGTTGGTATTAAGCAAAGCTTTTTTATTAGCCGCTGATGATAAAATTACGGATACAACTATTCTTAGTCAAATAAACTAATGTCGGAAGCGAAATCACATATTTCTTTTGAGCAAACGCTAAAAAACACACACGTTATTGCGGTTGGTTGCGGCGGTTTGGGTTGTGCTACACTACTTTCGCTCGCGTTATTAGGTATTGGAAAACTAACTATTATTGATGATGATATTATAGAAATTGACAATCTACAACGTCAAATTTTATTTGATTTGAATGCTGTTGGAAAGTATAAATGTGATGTTGCAAAAACACAATTAGAAGCTCGCACAACTACTGTTGAAATTACCGTTTTTAAAGAACGTTTGACTTCCAAAAACAGTGAACAATTACTCCAACAAGCCACCATTATTGTTGATTGTACAGATAACTACGCAACTCGCTTGGTGATTGATGCTTTTTGCGCAAAACACAACATTCCGATGATATATACTGGCGTAAAAGGTGCGGAAGGGCACATTTCGGTATTCAATTACAAAGGCGGAAAATCATTGGCGGAAACCTTTGAGAACGATCAGGCGATATTTCAAAATGAAGATTGTAATGATTCTCATGTAATGCCACAAATTGTAACGATGGCTTCAAGTTTTCAAGTAAACGAAGTCGTCAAAATTCTGCAAGATACTTCAAACGTATTACAAGGAAAATTACAAGTGTTTAATTTGTTGAAAAATGTGTTTCGAGCGTTTACCCTAAAATAACAACCTCCAAAAAAAAATAGTAGTTAAAAGCTACACATAAAATTTGATTCTTTTCTACTATATTTGTTTTTAACATATAAAGAAAACAACTTTTTAATCCAGACTTTAAAAAACCAATCACACTATGAAAATCAACCTTGTTCAGAAAGTATTCATCCTATCGCTAACACTTTTTAGCTTTTTATATTCAACTCAGTCAAATGCGCAATGTACATTACAAGTATTTGCCAACGTAATTAATAATGATTGTCAAGGCGGAAGTAATGGTGCTGTAAGTGCCGTTGGTATTTTTGGTACGCCACCTTACACAGCGGTTTGGAGAAATTCTATGGGAACTATAGTAGAAACTGATACGAATTTGCTCCAAGGACAAGCTTCGAA from Kordia antarctica encodes the following:
- a CDS encoding DUF4132 domain-containing protein yields the protein MGFKESLKNLFGVKKEAVLEHPVFDEQLNKIVHEIISVGHTYSIPFSKLESYKALKVKDATTKKEFAHYLAEKKIELLKKSERKTLSNIENRKLHISGELLTALLRSNLEYEPVEFANLMSFFASASATKQNLIHFSHWPIGYAIQQIEKSVKKNGLSPEWKIYIEKFLASPEMESKNDYYGSDLDKIETKLKKILFNDQNTEGKTPPYSHTDDRFGTMLNAEVATFDEALRDHFYQLFHLFTKASSGKPSQRFLKTTSEIIDAIGISKYKTSIHPWLEFVTKLKEIETKKQHDFGGGEVYDYSNYDFLHEKSTTFIKGLVWSLAKFHDSTTLNLVAKLAERCYKKIPGVGPASAGIGNACMYVLGNTKGLEGISHLSRLKLKIKQNNTRKLIEKYLDEASTKLGISSSEIEELSIPHFGLENGAKTYTFDDYVLELKIQELGKVNLSWLKPDGKLQKTTPAFVKNSTKHTQTLKKAKSDVAQIKKYLTAQRDRIDRLYLEDRVWTYEDFSKHYVHHGLVNFVTKRLLWQFKKEDTFVTAIYQNEQWTTQNNTTLDWISEETEVRLWHPIYEKVDNVLFWRKKLEELEIKQPLKQAYREVYILTDAEVNTKTYSNRMAAHILKQHQFNALTSVRGWKYTLMGSFDNGVDDEIASIHMKAHGIEAQFWINELNAEDEFNDSGIWNYIATDQVRFVKNNEIMDLIDVPKLVLSEVLRDVDLFVGVCSVGNDPEWRDNGGLPQYRDYWTNYSFGDLTEVAKTRKQILEKLLPRLKINKVSTIDGKFLKVKGTKRTYKIHIGSTNILMEPNDQYLCIVPARGKDKNTDSIFLPFEGDRGLSLVLSKAFLLAADDKITDTTILSQIN
- a CDS encoding HesA/MoeB/ThiF family protein; this encodes MSEAKSHISFEQTLKNTHVIAVGCGGLGCATLLSLALLGIGKLTIIDDDIIEIDNLQRQILFDLNAVGKYKCDVAKTQLEARTTTVEITVFKERLTSKNSEQLLQQATIIVDCTDNYATRLVIDAFCAKHNIPMIYTGVKGAEGHISVFNYKGGKSLAETFENDQAIFQNEDCNDSHVMPQIVTMASSFQVNEVVKILQDTSNVLQGKLQVFNLLKNVFRAFTLK